The Blastocatellia bacterium genome includes a window with the following:
- a CDS encoding HXXEE domain-containing protein — translation MTVHHNTTNEWVLWVVALSCALHAAEEYFTGWQQWALETLAIAMPASWFLVANALLVLAAVSLAGIGWRRPTLSLIIPAATLSNAIFFHILPTVMQGRRSPGVYTATLLYMPFSTWALLGAWRDGVGKRAIGMAVVAGSLQMMAVVVAARWMSSVNRVG, via the coding sequence TTGACTGTTCATCACAACACGACAAACGAATGGGTGCTATGGGTTGTCGCCTTGTCCTGCGCTTTGCATGCAGCGGAAGAGTACTTCACCGGCTGGCAGCAGTGGGCGCTTGAGACCTTGGCAATCGCGATGCCGGCGTCTTGGTTCCTCGTTGCGAACGCTTTGCTCGTCTTGGCAGCAGTTTCTCTTGCCGGCATCGGGTGGAGGCGGCCTACGTTGAGCCTGATCATACCCGCCGCGACACTCAGCAACGCTATCTTCTTCCATATCCTGCCGACCGTGATGCAGGGGCGGAGGTCACCTGGGGTCTATACGGCGACGCTGCTATACATGCCATTCTCGACGTGGGCGTTGTTGGGAGCCTGGCGTGATGGCGTGGGGAAGCGCGCCATCGGGATGGCGGTGGTCGCCGGCAGCCTCCAGATGATGGCGGTCGTAGTCGCCGCGCGATGGATGAGCAGCGTGAACCGGGTAGGGTAG